CGGGTGCAGCACGGCGGGGCCGCCGTCGTAGTGTTTCGACAAAGCCTTGCAGGTGATCTGGGCCATGGTTCAATCCATTTCGATCTGAATCTTGACGTCGCGCGGCTGGCCGCTCGCCGCTTCCTCGAACGCGCGCACGCCTTCGGAAAACGGGAACGTGCGCGAGATGAACGGCTTCACGTCGATCGCGCCGGACGCGATCAGCGCGAGCGCGCGCGGAAAGATGTTCGCGTAGCGGAACACCGATTCGATGCGGCCTTCCTTCGCCTGCAGCGCGACCACGTCGAGCGGCACCGGATCGACCGGCATGCCGATCAGCACCGCGCAGCCGCCCGGGCACATCAGGTCGACGAGGCCCGCATACGCGTTCGCGCTGCCGCTCGCCTCGAACACCACGTCCGCACCCCAGCCGCCGGTGGCTTCCGCGACCGCATCGGCGAGCGGCCGCGCGCGCACGTCGACGGTCGTGACCGCCGGGTTGCCGTCGAACAGCGCGAGCTTGTCGGGCACGACGTCGGCGAGGATCACGCGCGCGGCGCCGCCCGCGAGCGCGGCGAGCGCCGTCATCGCGCCGATCGTGCCCGCGCCGATCACGACCGCGATGTCGCCGGGCTTCATCGCCGCCTTCTTCGCGGCCTGCAGGCCGATCGACAGCGGCTCGACGATCGCGCCTTCGGCGAACGACACGTTGTCGGGCAGCCGGTACGTGAACGCGGCCGGATGCACGACGAACGGCGTCAGGCAGCCGTGTATGGGAGGCGTCGCCCAGAAGCGCACGTCGGGGTCGAGGTTGTAGAGGCCGCGCAGCGTCGCGGGCGAGTCGAGGCGCGGCACGCCGGGCTCCATGCACACGCGGTCGCCGACGCGCAGGTGCGTGACGCCGGGCCCGGTCTCGACGACGGTGCCGGACGCTTCGTGGCCGAGCACCATCGGCGCGTCGACGCGGAACGGGCCGATTCCGCCGTGCACGTAGTAATGCACGTCGCTGCCGCAGACGCCGACCGTATGGACCTTGATCCGGACGTCGCCGGGGCCGACCTCTTGCGGCAGGTCGATGTCGCGCAGCGCGAGCTCGCGCGTGCGTTCGAGTACGAGGGCTTTCAACACATCCTCCTTATTTTCCCTTGACCATCGAATTGAGCAGCCGGCTCAGCATGCCGACGAACACGAGCGGCGGCAGCGCGAGCAGCACCGTCGACGCGTTGATGACACCCCACGGCACTTCCTGGCCGAGCGACGTGAACGCGGATGCGACCACCGGCAGCGTCGCGCTGCGCGACGACGTGAGCGCGAGCGCGATCATCAGTTCGTTCCAGACCAGCACGAAACTGAACACGATGCCGCCGAGCAGCGTGCTCGCGCACACCGGCAGCGCGATATGCCAGAACACCGCGTACGGCCCGTAGCCGTCGAGGGCGGCCGCTTCCTCGATCTCGCGCGGCAGCCGGCGGAACACGGGGATCGACAGCCACGTGATGGTCGACAGCGTGACGAGCAGGTACGTGACGATCATCGACAGCTTCGTGTCGTACAGCCCGAGATCGACCCAGATCGCGATCAGCGGCAGCGCGACCGCGACCGGCGGCAGGAAGCGCAGCGACAGCAGGAAGAACTGGATGTCGCGCTTGCCGCGCACCGGGTAGCGCGCGATCGCATACGCGGCCGGCACGCCGAGCAGCGCGCCGATCGCGACGGCCGCGCCGACGATCGCGATGCTGTTGCCGAGGCCGATCAGCACCTCGGGGCTCGACAGCACCTGTTCGTAGTTCGCGAGCGTCGGCGTGAAGAAGAAGCGCGGCGTCGGCGTGACGATGTCGAGCAGATGCTTGAGCGAATTGAGCACCGCCCAGAACAGCGGGAACGCGGCGACGAGCAGGATCAGGCCGGCGATCGCGACGGTCGAAACGGTGGCGGCGCCGCCGCGGGCGATCAGTCGTCCCATTTGTTGACCCTCTTCCAGATGAGCGTGAAGACGAGCGTGGTCGCGACCATCATCAGCACGGCCATGCCCGATGCGTAGGACACCTTGCCGGCGAGGCCGATGCCCTGCTGGTACGCGTACAGATCGAGCGTCTCGGTCGCGATGCCGGGGCCGCCCTTGGTCATCACGTAGATCAGGTCGAACGAGCGCAGCGATTCGACCATCTTGATGAACACGAGGCTCACGAGCGGCGCCTTCAGCATCGGCAGCGCGATGTACGCATGCACCTGCCAGGTGGTCGCGTAGTCGAGCCGCGCGGCTTCGAGCGGCTCGGGCGGCAGCGTCTCCAGCAGCTTTAGGATCACGACCGCGAAGAACAGCCCCCATTGCCACACGTCGACGAGTGCGACCGCGTACAGCGCGAGATGCGGATCGGCGAGGAAGGCGGTGTTCTCGATGCCGAGCGCGCCGAGCAGCCAGCTCAGGATCCCGGTGAGCGGCGCGTACATGAACTTCCAGATGAACGCGGCCGATACGCGCGGCAGCAGCACCGGCAGGATCAGCACCAGCGATGCGAGGCGGCGCCAGCGGCCGTGCACGCGCTCGAACAGGAACACGGCGAGCGCGATCCCGACGATGACCGCGCCCGCGATCGTGACGATTTCCCACAGCACCGATACCTCGATCGCGTTCAGGAAGCGCCGGTCTGATGCGAGCCGCACGAAGTTGCGCAGGCCGACGTATTCGCTGTCCGGGTAGCGCAGCACGCGGTTGCGCAGCGCGAGATTGATCGCGGCGATTGTCGGGACGAGGCTCAGGACCGCGAGCAGCGCGAGCGTGGGCGCGAGGAACACCCACGGCAGGCTCGTGCGGTCGCGGCGGGCGCGGCCGCGGCGGGCCGAAAGTGCGGAAGGGGCCGGGCGGACGCCGAGCGCGCGTCCGCCGGCGCCGTCATTTGCGAGCGCCATGTTCGAGTGCGTCCTTCGCGTACTGGGCCGCGTCGTCGAGCGTGCCGCGGATATCCGTCTGCGTGCCGGTGAATACCTGTTCGAGCGCGATGCCGAGGTTGTCGCCGATATCCGGCCACTGCGGCGTGCGCCAGATCGTCACCTGCGTGACCGGGTTGGTGTCGTTCAGCCCGGCCTGGATCTGCGGCGCGACGTGCTGCTTGAAGTACGGGCTGCCGATCGTGCTCGTGCGGTTGTAGTCGCTGAACACGCCGTTGCGCAGTCGCGCCTGTTCCTGGTCCTTGCTGGTCGCCCACGCGATGAAGCGGCCGGCGGCCATCCGCGTGCAGTCGTCCTTCGCGCCGACCGCCGAGATCGCGAAGCCGTGACCGTATGCGGCCGACGGCAGCGGCGCGGGCGGGCGCGTATAGCCGACCTTGCCGGCCACGCTCGATTTGCCCGCATCCTCCATCCAGTCCGCAAACGGCGTCGATTCGATCATGAACGCGACCTTGCCCGAGCGGAACGCTTCGAGCGCGTTGCTCCAGTCGTAGGTCGCGGCGCCCGGCGGCGCGTACTTGAACAGGTCGCTGTAGAGCTGCGTGGCCTTCACGGCGGCCGGTGAGCCGAATGCGGGCTGGCCGCCCTTGTCGGTCCATGCGCCGCCCATCCCGAGCATGAACGGCGACCAGCGCCACACGTTCATCCCCGAGCCGCGCTGGCCGCGCGCGACCCAGCCGTACAGCTTCGGCGGCGCGTTGAGTTTCTTGATGGCGGCGACGAGCTGGTCGAGCGTCTTCGGCACCGGGATGTGCGCGGCGTCGAGGATATCGCGGCGGTAGAACAGGAAGTCGCCGCCGCCGATCAGCGGCGCGAAGTACGCGACGCCGTTGTAGCTCGCGACCGCACGGCGGCCGGGCAGGAAATCG
The sequence above is drawn from the Burkholderia stabilis genome and encodes:
- a CDS encoding NAD(P)-dependent alcohol dehydrogenase, which produces MKALVLERTRELALRDIDLPQEVGPGDVRIKVHTVGVCGSDVHYYVHGGIGPFRVDAPMVLGHEASGTVVETGPGVTHLRVGDRVCMEPGVPRLDSPATLRGLYNLDPDVRFWATPPIHGCLTPFVVHPAAFTYRLPDNVSFAEGAIVEPLSIGLQAAKKAAMKPGDIAVVIGAGTIGAMTALAALAGGAARVILADVVPDKLALFDGNPAVTTVDVRARPLADAVAEATGGWGADVVFEASGSANAYAGLVDLMCPGGCAVLIGMPVDPVPLDVVALQAKEGRIESVFRYANIFPRALALIASGAIDVKPFISRTFPFSEGVRAFEEAASGQPRDVKIQIEMD
- a CDS encoding carbohydrate ABC transporter permease; the protein is MGRLIARGGAATVSTVAIAGLILLVAAFPLFWAVLNSLKHLLDIVTPTPRFFFTPTLANYEQVLSSPEVLIGLGNSIAIVGAAVAIGALLGVPAAYAIARYPVRGKRDIQFFLLSLRFLPPVAVALPLIAIWVDLGLYDTKLSMIVTYLLVTLSTITWLSIPVFRRLPREIEEAAALDGYGPYAVFWHIALPVCASTLLGGIVFSFVLVWNELMIALALTSSRSATLPVVASAFTSLGQEVPWGVINASTVLLALPPLVFVGMLSRLLNSMVKGK
- a CDS encoding carbohydrate ABC transporter permease, which produces MALANDGAGGRALGVRPAPSALSARRGRARRDRTSLPWVFLAPTLALLAVLSLVPTIAAINLALRNRVLRYPDSEYVGLRNFVRLASDRRFLNAIEVSVLWEIVTIAGAVIVGIALAVFLFERVHGRWRRLASLVLILPVLLPRVSAAFIWKFMYAPLTGILSWLLGALGIENTAFLADPHLALYAVALVDVWQWGLFFAVVILKLLETLPPEPLEAARLDYATTWQVHAYIALPMLKAPLVSLVFIKMVESLRSFDLIYVMTKGGPGIATETLDLYAYQQGIGLAGKVSYASGMAVLMMVATTLVFTLIWKRVNKWDD
- a CDS encoding ABC transporter substrate-binding protein produces the protein MRIVAACLLLGACLPGVAAAQVCKVPTLRVLAQKSLGLSVMEKSLADYEKKNGTKVEISYFGENDRRAKSRLDASTGAGSYQIYYVDEANVAEFASANWIVPLLKYYPKEYDYDDFLPGRRAVASYNGVAYFAPLIGGGDFLFYRRDILDAAHIPVPKTLDQLVAAIKKLNAPPKLYGWVARGQRGSGMNVWRWSPFMLGMGGAWTDKGGQPAFGSPAAVKATQLYSDLFKYAPPGAATYDWSNALEAFRSGKVAFMIESTPFADWMEDAGKSSVAGKVGYTRPPAPLPSAAYGHGFAISAVGAKDDCTRMAAGRFIAWATSKDQEQARLRNGVFSDYNRTSTIGSPYFKQHVAPQIQAGLNDTNPVTQVTIWRTPQWPDIGDNLGIALEQVFTGTQTDIRGTLDDAAQYAKDALEHGARK